The Candidatus Polarisedimenticolia bacterium genome has a segment encoding these proteins:
- a CDS encoding phosphatase PAP2 family protein, which yields MQRPKRLAEIVAGFTLIAVTASAVSPALADAPRAAEVGAEDSAPVADAGTDPASDLPSYFERYSRPFVIDGRELKLTQRYFWGRLFHPEVKDRLWGSSVLMASFVLATQKRRIQNDVAEDDSPDRSHFFKGAQQLGGRGIVPAVAVLMYLGGSAFRSYGTKQTGVMLGESALLTGILTVTGQWVLSEDRPNEGGRFHPFRGIGHGVSGHTATAASIAGILSRQYLQFKPEDGRVARTFKWIGKGFAYGAPVVVAFGRVNEQQHFAYSTLLGLGIGFWTSNVVADAHGLYLEGGRPRLRPASVGPIVGDHGEAGIGARWEF from the coding sequence ATGCAAAGACCGAAGCGCCTCGCGGAGATCGTCGCGGGGTTCACCCTGATTGCAGTCACCGCCTCCGCAGTGTCCCCGGCGCTGGCCGATGCCCCCCGCGCGGCCGAGGTCGGGGCGGAGGATTCGGCGCCGGTCGCCGACGCAGGCACGGACCCGGCCTCCGATCTGCCGTCCTATTTCGAGCGCTATTCCCGGCCCTTCGTGATCGACGGCCGGGAGCTCAAACTGACCCAGAGGTATTTCTGGGGCCGACTGTTCCATCCCGAGGTGAAGGACCGGCTGTGGGGCTCCAGCGTCCTGATGGCGTCGTTCGTCCTGGCCACCCAGAAACGCCGCATTCAGAACGACGTCGCGGAGGACGATTCGCCCGATCGCTCCCACTTCTTCAAGGGGGCGCAGCAGCTCGGCGGCCGCGGCATCGTGCCGGCCGTCGCGGTGCTGATGTACCTGGGTGGCTCGGCGTTTCGCAGCTATGGCACCAAGCAGACCGGGGTCATGCTGGGGGAATCGGCGCTCCTGACCGGCATTCTCACCGTCACCGGGCAGTGGGTCCTGAGCGAGGACCGCCCGAACGAAGGGGGCCGTTTTCACCCGTTCCGGGGGATCGGGCACGGCGTCTCCGGTCACACCGCCACCGCCGCCTCGATCGCCGGGATCCTGTCGCGGCAATACCTCCAGTTCAAGCCTGAGGACGGCCGCGTGGCGCGCACCTTCAAATGGATTGGCAAGGGGTTCGCGTACGGGGCGCCGGTCGTCGTGGCCTTCGGCCGCGTCAACGAGCAGCAGCACTTCGCCTACAGCACCCTGCTCGGTCTCGGGATCGGCTTCTGGACCAGCAACGTCGTCGCCGACGCGCACGGTCTCTATCTGGAGGGGGGCCGGCCCCGTCTCCGGCCGGCCAGCGTCGGCCCGATCGTCGGCGACCACGGAGAAGCCGGGATCGGCGCGCGCTGGGAATTCTAG
- a CDS encoding aminotransferase class III-fold pyridoxal phosphate-dependent enzyme translates to MDTMEKYRPYVNTHFLKKVQPIVIDRALGAKVWDESGRQFVDLFSGISVVNAGHGRPEIVEAAKTSMPRLVHCNSYLYHNRPTADLAEAPTRPPLRP, encoded by the coding sequence ATGGACACGATGGAAAAGTACCGCCCCTACGTGAACACCCACTTCCTCAAGAAGGTCCAGCCGATCGTCATCGACCGGGCCCTCGGGGCGAAGGTCTGGGATGAAAGCGGGCGGCAGTTCGTCGATCTGTTCTCCGGGATCTCGGTGGTCAACGCGGGGCACGGCCGCCCGGAGATCGTCGAGGCCGCCAAGACCTCGATGCCGCGGCTGGTGCACTGCAATTCCTACCTCTACCACAACCGGCCGACGGCCGACCTCGCCGAGGCCCCAACTCGCCCGCCGCTGCGGCCATGA